The Salvelinus alpinus chromosome 35, SLU_Salpinus.1, whole genome shotgun sequence genome window below encodes:
- the pou3f1 gene encoding POU domain, class 3, transcription factor 1: protein MATTAQYIPRNNSLPSNPLMHPDSDRMHQGTTYREVQKMMHHEYLQGLAATNTGHPMSLTHHQWLPTSNTDWTSGTHIGQQEHNKASVQASREDLSSGFHHRSHLVHQQTQSSHHGSWAPTTTHHLSPLSPASNGHQSLVYSQPGYTNLNAMLSPQPASLHHGMRDPLHDDTGSHDNQMESPQQAFSHHQDHSDEDAPSSDDLEQFAKQFKQRRIKLGFTQADVGLALGTLYGNVFSQTTICRFEALQLSFKNMCKLKPLLNKWLEETDSNTGSPTNLDKIAAQGRKRKKRTSIEVGVKGALENHFLKCPKPSAHEITSLAGSLQLEKEVVRVWFCNRRQKEKRMTPIGVPHPNMEDVYSQAETPPLHHTLQSPVQ from the coding sequence ATGGCTACAACAGCTCAGTATATTCCGCGGAATAACTCCTTACCGTCCAACCCGCTCATGCATCCGGATTCGGACAGGATGCACCAGGGGACGACCTACAGAGAGGTGCAGAAAATGATGCACCACGAGTACTTGCAAGGGCTAGCGGCGACCAACACCGGACATCCGATGAGCCTGACGCACCACCAGTGGCTGCCCACCTCCAACACCGACTGGACCAGCGGCACCCATATCGGGCAACAGGAGCACAACAAAGCCAGCGTTCAGGCGAGCCGAGAGGACCTGAGCAGCGGCTTCCACCATAGATCTCACCTGGTGCACCAGCAGACGCAGAGTAGCCACCATGGGTCGTGGGCGCCAACCACGACGCACCACTTGTCCCCGCTGTCCCCTGCCTCCAACGGGCACCAGTCGCTAGTCTACTCGCAGCCGGGATACACGAACCTCAACGCCATGCTAAGTCCCCAGCCCGCCTCTCTGCACCACGGCATGCGGGACCCGCTCCACGACGACACAGGTAGCCATGACAACCAGATGGAGTCCCCCCAGCAGGCGTTCAGCCACCACCAGGACCACTCAGACGAAGATGCGCCCAGCTCCGACGACCTGGAGCAGTTCGCCAAGCAGTTCAAGCAGCGAAGGATCAAACTGGGCTTTACACAGGCGGACGTGGGCTTGGCCTTGGGTACCCTGTACGGAAACGTCTTTTCTCAGACCACTATCTGCAGGTTCGAGGCACTGCAGCTCAGCTTCAAGAACATGTGCAAACTTAAGCCACTGCTAAACAAGTGGCTGGAGGAGACAGACTCAAACACGGGCAGTCCCACCAATCTGGACAAGATTGCTGCGCAGGGCAGGAAACGAAAGAAGAGGACCTCGATTGAAGTTGGGGTGAAAGGGGCGCTGGAAAATCATTTCTTAAAATGTCCCAAGCCCTCTGCCCATGAAATCACCAGTTTAGCCGGCTCTCTTCAATTAGAAAAAGAGGTTGTCCGTGTTTGGTTTTGCAACAGAAGACAAAAAGAGAAAAGAATGACGCCGATAGGGGTCCCTCATCCGAATATGGAGGACGTATATTCTCAAGCGGAGACACCCCCTCTTCACCACACATTACAGAGTCCTGTGCAGTGA